From the Roseibium salinum genome, one window contains:
- a CDS encoding alpha/beta fold hydrolase — protein MVWTESSPDTARIVEAAGAVLQTQAFGDPSHPPVLLIMGMMASMLWWPDRFCEELAAQKRYVIRYDQRDTGHSTHYPQGQPGYSSSDLTDDAIAILDGYGLASAHLVGMSMGGMLAQEAALRHRERVRTITLISTSPLGVSGLPSSSEAYQVHSAAAEGVDWSDLGAIADFLLRDVAILAGTRHPHDAEAASALIARDMARAPSFASATNHFMLFGEEQGATLHASRIEVPVLVIHGTADPLFPIEHGEAFTRVASNARLHRVEGGGHEIHDRDIDEMVLAIATHTAA, from the coding sequence ATGGTATGGACCGAATCATCTCCCGACACCGCAAGGATTGTTGAGGCCGCGGGCGCGGTGCTCCAGACCCAGGCCTTCGGCGACCCGTCGCACCCGCCCGTGCTGCTGATCATGGGTATGATGGCCTCCATGCTGTGGTGGCCCGACAGATTCTGTGAGGAACTGGCGGCCCAAAAGCGCTACGTCATTCGATACGACCAGCGCGACACCGGCCATTCGACGCATTACCCCCAAGGACAGCCCGGCTATTCCTCCAGCGACCTGACAGACGATGCCATCGCCATTCTCGACGGTTACGGACTGGCATCGGCACATCTGGTCGGCATGTCGATGGGCGGCATGCTCGCTCAGGAGGCGGCGTTGCGCCATCGCGAACGCGTGCGCACGATCACACTCATCAGCACTTCGCCGCTCGGGGTCAGTGGCCTGCCGTCGTCGAGCGAGGCCTATCAGGTGCACTCAGCGGCCGCCGAAGGGGTCGACTGGTCGGATCTGGGAGCGATCGCCGACTTCCTGCTCCGCGATGTGGCCATACTGGCCGGCACCAGGCATCCCCACGATGCCGAGGCGGCAAGCGCTCTGATCGCGCGCGACATGGCCCGGGCACCGTCCTTCGCCAGCGCGACCAACCATTTCATGCTTTTTGGTGAAGAGCAGGGCGCCACGCTGCATGCGTCCCGGATCGAGGTTCCGGTGCTCGTGATCCACGGCACCGCCGATCCGCTATTTCCGATTGAGCACGGGGAAGCTTTTACCCGGGTTGCCTCGAATGCGCGCCTGCACCGGGTCGAAGGAGGAGGCCACGAGATCCATGACAGGGACATTGACGAGATGGTGCTTGCCATCGCCACTCACACTGCGGCTTGA
- a CDS encoding winged helix-turn-helix transcriptional regulator — translation MLDNRSGCPINLTMEAIGDRWSLIVLRDVMFGNRHHFRELLENSMEGIASNILAARLKRLVEVGLLSRSDDPSHKQKVIYSLTESAIQLVPVMATIGAWGCRHLPATRELSVRAQLLEEGGPELWEEFMDELRVLHLGASPKSSSSVLQKLTEAYKAAAIATKDELSSTRQHKTGDGGDVESR, via the coding sequence ATGCTCGACAATCGCTCAGGCTGCCCCATCAATCTGACTATGGAAGCCATCGGAGACCGCTGGAGCCTCATTGTTCTGCGCGACGTCATGTTCGGCAATCGCCATCATTTTCGGGAACTGCTTGAGAACTCGATGGAAGGCATCGCCTCCAATATTTTGGCCGCTCGCCTCAAACGGCTCGTCGAAGTCGGCTTGCTAAGCCGTAGCGACGATCCAAGCCACAAGCAGAAGGTGATCTATTCACTGACCGAGTCGGCGATCCAGCTGGTTCCGGTCATGGCCACAATCGGCGCATGGGGATGCCGGCATCTGCCGGCGACCCGGGAGCTCAGCGTTCGGGCGCAATTGCTGGAAGAGGGCGGGCCGGAATTATGGGAAGAATTCATGGACGAACTGCGCGTCCTGCATCTCGGAGCTTCGCCCAAGAGCAGTTCTTCGGTGCTGCAAAAACTGACCGAGGCCTATAAGGCGGCCGCAATTGCGACGAAGGACGAGCTCTCGTCGACTCGCCAGCACAAGACCGGTGATGGTGGAGATGTTGAATCGCGCTGA
- a CDS encoding class I SAM-dependent methyltransferase: MLNRADFYDAELRRHNRHLRAATRAGIGDRVLDVGCGAGQTTREVARTAAEGSVLGVDISAEMLEIARRRSDEEGLRNVVFEQGDAQPHAFPATSFDLCISRFGVMFFKDAPAAFANIGRAMRAGGRLVWMVWQSQDRNVWSTAIRQALVPKAAASVDVAAPFSLGDPDTAAELLNAAGFTSIEFADVREPVFYGPDVDTAFDALISLYLVKDALARTGEPPEKALRRLRDLLEAHVTTEGVFFDSRAWIITAHRRRSG, encoded by the coding sequence ATGTTGAATCGCGCTGACTTCTACGACGCAGAATTAAGGCGGCATAACCGGCACTTGCGGGCCGCAACCCGTGCCGGGATTGGTGATCGAGTGCTCGATGTCGGCTGCGGCGCGGGACAGACGACTCGAGAGGTTGCCCGCACCGCGGCGGAGGGAAGCGTTCTTGGCGTGGATATTTCGGCCGAGATGCTTGAGATTGCGCGTCGGCGTTCCGACGAAGAGGGTTTGCGGAATGTTGTGTTTGAGCAGGGTGACGCACAGCCCCATGCATTTCCGGCAACCAGTTTCGACCTCTGTATCAGCAGGTTCGGCGTGATGTTTTTCAAGGATGCCCCAGCCGCATTTGCCAATATCGGCCGGGCGATGCGTGCCGGTGGCCGCCTTGTATGGATGGTATGGCAGAGCCAGGACCGCAATGTGTGGTCTACGGCGATCCGGCAAGCCCTGGTCCCGAAAGCTGCGGCCTCCGTCGATGTCGCCGCGCCATTCTCGCTCGGCGATCCCGACACCGCCGCGGAACTTCTGAACGCAGCTGGCTTTACCTCGATCGAGTTTGCCGACGTGCGCGAGCCGGTCTTCTACGGGCCGGACGTCGATACGGCGTTTGACGCACTCATTAGCCTTTATCTTGTCAAGGACGCGCTCGCCCGCACCGGTGAGCCGCCCGAAAAGGCATTGCGGCGGCTGCGCGATTTACTGGAGGCGCATGTGACCACGGAGGGCGTGTTTTTTGATTCGCGCGCGTGGATTATCACCGCACATAGAAGGCGGAGCGGTTGA